From Bombus vancouverensis nearcticus chromosome 15, iyBomVanc1_principal, whole genome shotgun sequence, the proteins below share one genomic window:
- the amrt gene encoding TM2 domain-containing protein 2 amaretto codes for MRLRYSVLFLLCLLWDLRICSGTMSVNNTTDFQQEYRPEGPLVMCKFLPKEFIECEEPIDHKGNKTAKDETGFGCVKFGGSKYEDVEKTKVSCTVLPYIECYGPRTFNREGVPCIKYSDHYFTTTLLYSILLGFLGMDRFCLGQTGTAVGKLLTLGGVGVWWVFDVILLVTGSLQPEDGSNWNPYV; via the exons ATGAGGTTACGATATTCggttttatttttactttgtcTCTTGTGGGATTTACGAATATGCTCGGGAACTATGTCAGTAAATAATACCACAGACTTCCAGCAAGAGTACAGACCCGAAGGTCCATTGGTAATGTGCAAATTTCT GCCAAAAGAATTTATAGAATGTGAAGAGCCGATTGATCATAAAGGTAATAAAACTGCCAAAGATGAAACTGGATTTGGTTGTGTAAAG TTTGGAGGTTCCAAGTATGAAGATGTTGAAAAAACTAAAGTGTCATGTACTGTATTACCATATATTGAGTGTTATGGACCCAGAACATTTAATCGGGAAGGAGTTCCTTGTATAAAATATAGCGACCATTATTTTACTACTACTTTACTATATAGTATTCTGTTAGGTTTCTTGGGTATGGATCGGTTTTGTTTAGGACAAACTGGTACTGCTGTTGGCAAATTATTGACATTGGGAGGAGTGGGTGTATGGTGGGTTTTTGATGTAATTCTGTTAGTCACAGGTTCTTTACAACCTGAAGATGGCAGTAATTGGAATCCTTACGTATAA
- the LOC117157401 gene encoding translation initiation factor eIF2B subunit beta encodes MAVNLSKAKIKTTLISDVAIFAMMSRVNKVIIGTHSVMANGGLRAISGSHTVAQAAKHYSVPVMVLLPLYKLSPLYLYSHEQDGFNKHDSPLQGVIDGANASLLERIHVYNPVFDYVPPELVTLFISNSGGNAPSYVYRLLSELYHPDDYEL; translated from the exons ATGGCAGTAAATCTGTCAAAGGCAAAAATCAAAACTACTTTAATATCAGACGTAGCAATTTTTGCAATGATGTCTCGAGTGAATAAAGTAATAATTGGTACACATTCTGTCATGGCAAATGGAGGATTGAGAGCTATTTCAGGTTCACATACAGTTGCTCAAGCTGCAAAACATTATTCTGTCCCAGTAATGGTTTTACTACCGCTGTATAAACTCTCGCCACTCTATCTTTACTCTCATGAACAAGATGGTTTTAACAAACATGATTCACCATTGCAAGGTGTAATTGATGGTGCAAATGCATCTTTGTTAGAAAGAATTCATGTGTATAATCCAGTTTTTGATTATGTGCCCCCAGAATTAGttacattatttatttcaaactc gGGTGGAAATGCACCATCATATGTTTACAGATTGCTTAGTGAACTGTACCACCCAGATGATTATGAATTATAA
- the LOC143302407 gene encoding translation initiation factor eIF2B subunit beta-like — protein MVNTEDGDINEGVLNLINDIHYGDVNGTHNIVVATILVLKDIINNAEWTTAENLINIITKNGKYLVKAIPLEFSIGNMVRRILQIIREEYTSELKNNTDETDTQESLHKILTAEVQKILHSKLLNTFILTKLL, from the exons ATGGTTAACACGGAAGACGGGGATATTAACGAAGGAgtgttaaatttaataaatgatattcatTATGG CGATGTCAATGGTACACATAATATCGTAGTGGCTACTATATTGGTTCTGAAAGATATCATAAATAATGCAGAATGGACTACTGCTGA gaatttaatcaatataattacaaaaaatGGAAAGTATTTAGTGAAAGCTATTCCCCTTGAATTCTCTATTGGAAATATGGTCCgtagaatattacaaataattagAGAAGAATATACTTccgaattaaaaaataatactgATGAAACAGATACACAAGAATCCCTACATAAAATTCTCACTGCTGAAG TGCAGAAAATATTACACAGCAAGCTTCTGAACACATTCATTCTAACGAAATTATTATGA
- the LOC117157404 gene encoding protein PBDC1 gives MAHIGNVTADQLIAGSSVLSRPAEEFDNDPSVEAMWAMKAMEHAEVYFNILCSVDPKFLKLTPHDEQIYKTFRDAFSDLKVDKINEDELKSPEGKMKWRPFCEQFKGLVEDYSFGTLLRADCEGDYSEENSILTTRIQFYAIELARNREGFNDGIRQKYKPKQATEKS, from the exons ATGGCTCACATTGGGAACGTC ACTGCAGATCAATTAATAGCTGGCAGTAGTGTATTGTCTAGGCCTGCAGAAGAATTTGATAATGAT CCCTCTGTAGAAGCAATGTGGGCAATGAAAGCCATGGAACATGCTGAAGtttattttaat ATTTTATGTTCAGTTGATCCTAAATTTTTGAAACTTACACCTCATGATGAACAAATATATAAAACCTTTCGTGATGCTTTTTCTGATCTcaaagtagataaaataaatgaagatgaATTAAAATCACCTGAAGGAAAGATGAAATGGAGACCATTCTGTGAACAATTTAAGGGACTTGTTGAAGATTATAGTTTTGGTACATTGTTAAGAGCAGACTGCGAAGGAGATTACTCAGAAGAAAACAGTATACTCACAACTAGAATACAATTTTATGCCATTGAACTTGCCAGAAATAGAGAAGGATTCAATGATGGTATTAGACAAAAGTACAAACCAAAGCAGGCTACAGAAAaatcataa
- the Hlc gene encoding putative ATP-dependent RNA helicase DDX56 isoform X2: MMEGKDILIRARTGSGKTAAFTIPLIQKILSNKRMQNKQEIKGLIVAPSKELCKQIHDVIICLTVKCSREVKVIDVSPQLDLSAQKPLLAEKPDIVVGTPSRLLQHLKANNMKLKQSLETLIIDEADLVFSFGYEDEIRSLLNYLPIVYQAALASATLSEDVVTLKKLVLRNPAILKLEEPPLAPLSQLSHYSLAAEENDKAAILYALLKLHLVRGKTIIFVNTVDRCYKLKLFLEQFGIPTCVLNSELPAVSRCRAVTQFNSGTYDIIIASDEKSLEEPHIIKVKRGRRKKDKESGVARGIDFQFVSNVINFDFPQDVNSYIHRAGRTARGKNQGTALSFVSIRERPLLEQVESELKHCYNRDTLFKTYQFKLEEVEGFRYRAKDAWKAVTRIAVREARLKEIKQEVLNCQKLKSYFEDNPKDLQSLRQDKALHTVKLQSHLKDVPEYIVPPTLKRLVGTNRKRKFNREAAASKPTATQLKYQARASNPLVSLQIKNMK; the protein is encoded by the exons ATGATGGAGGGAAAAGATATCTTAATCCGAGCTCGCACAGGATCTGGAAAAACTGCTGCATTTACTATACCACTTATACAaaaaattttatcgaataaacgaaTGCAAAACAAACAAGAAATTAAAGGGCTTATCGTAGCTCCGAGTAAAGAGTTATGTAAACAAATACATGATGTCATAATTTGCTTAACAGTAAAATGTAGCAGAGAAGTAAAAGTTATTGATGTCAGTCCACAATTAGATCTTAGTGCACAGAAACCATTATTAGCAGAAAAACCTGATATTGTTGTTGGTACTCCAAGTAGACTATTACAACATTTAAAagcaaataatatgaaattgaaACAATCTCTTGAAACATTAATAATTGATGAAGCTGATTTG GTATTTTCATTTGGGTATGAGGATGAAATAagaagtttattgaattatttaccTATAGTATACCAAGCAGCTTTAGCCTCTGCAACATTATCAGAGGATGTGGTAACGCTTAAAAAGTTGGTACTTCGTAATCCAGCAATCTTAAAATTAGAAGAGCCACCACTAGCTCCGTTATCGCAATTATCACATTATAGTCTTGCAGCAGAAGAAAATGATAAAGCTGCTATTTTATATGCTTTATTAAAGTTACATTTAGTTCG agGAAAGActataatatttgtaaatacaGTAGATAGATGTTATAAGCTAAAGTTGTTTCTAGAACAATTTGGTATACCAACTTGTGTTTTAAACTCTGAGTTGCCAGCAGTTTCAAGATGTAGAGCAGTCACTCAATTTAACTCTGGAACATATGACATTATAATAGCATCAGATGAAAAATCTTTAGAAGAa CCTCATATAATAAAAGTTAAAAGAGGAAGACGAAAGAAGGACAAAGAATCCGGTGTTGCGCGTGGTATTGATTTTCAGTTTGTGTCCAATGTAATTAATTTCGATTTTCCTCAAGATGTAAATTCTTACATTCATAGAGCCGGACGTACGGCTCGAGGTAAAAACCAAGGAACGGCATTAAGTTTTGTATCGATAAGAGAAAGACCGCTTCTTGAACAAGTTGAAAGCGAATTAAAACATTGTTATAATCGTGATACATTATTTAAGACGTATCAATTCAAGCTAGAAGAGGTCGAAGGTTTTCG ATATCGAGCAAAAGATGCCTGGAAAGCAGTAACGAGAATTGCTGTTCGAGAAGCTCGCCTGAAGGAGATAAAACAAGAGGTACTTAATTGTCAAAAATTAAAAAGCTATTTTGAAGATAATCCGAAAGATCTACAATCATTGAGACAAGACAAAGCATTGCATACTGTAAAATTACAATCACACCTGAAGGATGTACCAGAGTATATAGTTCCACCAACTTTGAAAAGGCTTGTTGGTACTAACAGAAAGAGAAAGTTCAATAGAGAAGCCGCAGCATCTAAACCTACTGCTACACAATTAAAGTATCAAGCACGTGCATCAAATCCTTTAGTTagtttacaaataaaaaatatgaaataa
- the Hlc gene encoding putative ATP-dependent RNA helicase DDX56 isoform X1, whose amino-acid sequence MASNEMEVDDENETKPKNFHELELDDRILKAISKLGWAEPTLIQEKAIPLMMEGKDILIRARTGSGKTAAFTIPLIQKILSNKRMQNKQEIKGLIVAPSKELCKQIHDVIICLTVKCSREVKVIDVSPQLDLSAQKPLLAEKPDIVVGTPSRLLQHLKANNMKLKQSLETLIIDEADLVFSFGYEDEIRSLLNYLPIVYQAALASATLSEDVVTLKKLVLRNPAILKLEEPPLAPLSQLSHYSLAAEENDKAAILYALLKLHLVRGKTIIFVNTVDRCYKLKLFLEQFGIPTCVLNSELPAVSRCRAVTQFNSGTYDIIIASDEKSLEEPHIIKVKRGRRKKDKESGVARGIDFQFVSNVINFDFPQDVNSYIHRAGRTARGKNQGTALSFVSIRERPLLEQVESELKHCYNRDTLFKTYQFKLEEVEGFRYRAKDAWKAVTRIAVREARLKEIKQEVLNCQKLKSYFEDNPKDLQSLRQDKALHTVKLQSHLKDVPEYIVPPTLKRLVGTNRKRKFNREAAASKPTATQLKYQARASNPLVSLQIKNMK is encoded by the exons ATGGCATCGAACGAAATGGAAGTGGATGATGAGAATGAAACTAAACCAAAAAATTTTCATGAATTAGAACTAGACGACAGAATTTTAAAG GCTATCTCGAAATTAGGTTGGGCGGAACCTACGTTGATACAAGAGAAAGCTATACCATTAATGATGGAGGGAAAAGATATCTTAATCCGAGCTCGCACAGGATCTGGAAAAACTGCTGCATTTACTATACCACTTATACAaaaaattttatcgaataaacgaaTGCAAAACAAACAAGAAATTAAAGGGCTTATCGTAGCTCCGAGTAAAGAGTTATGTAAACAAATACATGATGTCATAATTTGCTTAACAGTAAAATGTAGCAGAGAAGTAAAAGTTATTGATGTCAGTCCACAATTAGATCTTAGTGCACAGAAACCATTATTAGCAGAAAAACCTGATATTGTTGTTGGTACTCCAAGTAGACTATTACAACATTTAAAagcaaataatatgaaattgaaACAATCTCTTGAAACATTAATAATTGATGAAGCTGATTTG GTATTTTCATTTGGGTATGAGGATGAAATAagaagtttattgaattatttaccTATAGTATACCAAGCAGCTTTAGCCTCTGCAACATTATCAGAGGATGTGGTAACGCTTAAAAAGTTGGTACTTCGTAATCCAGCAATCTTAAAATTAGAAGAGCCACCACTAGCTCCGTTATCGCAATTATCACATTATAGTCTTGCAGCAGAAGAAAATGATAAAGCTGCTATTTTATATGCTTTATTAAAGTTACATTTAGTTCG agGAAAGActataatatttgtaaatacaGTAGATAGATGTTATAAGCTAAAGTTGTTTCTAGAACAATTTGGTATACCAACTTGTGTTTTAAACTCTGAGTTGCCAGCAGTTTCAAGATGTAGAGCAGTCACTCAATTTAACTCTGGAACATATGACATTATAATAGCATCAGATGAAAAATCTTTAGAAGAa CCTCATATAATAAAAGTTAAAAGAGGAAGACGAAAGAAGGACAAAGAATCCGGTGTTGCGCGTGGTATTGATTTTCAGTTTGTGTCCAATGTAATTAATTTCGATTTTCCTCAAGATGTAAATTCTTACATTCATAGAGCCGGACGTACGGCTCGAGGTAAAAACCAAGGAACGGCATTAAGTTTTGTATCGATAAGAGAAAGACCGCTTCTTGAACAAGTTGAAAGCGAATTAAAACATTGTTATAATCGTGATACATTATTTAAGACGTATCAATTCAAGCTAGAAGAGGTCGAAGGTTTTCG ATATCGAGCAAAAGATGCCTGGAAAGCAGTAACGAGAATTGCTGTTCGAGAAGCTCGCCTGAAGGAGATAAAACAAGAGGTACTTAATTGTCAAAAATTAAAAAGCTATTTTGAAGATAATCCGAAAGATCTACAATCATTGAGACAAGACAAAGCATTGCATACTGTAAAATTACAATCACACCTGAAGGATGTACCAGAGTATATAGTTCCACCAACTTTGAAAAGGCTTGTTGGTACTAACAGAAAGAGAAAGTTCAATAGAGAAGCCGCAGCATCTAAACCTACTGCTACACAATTAAAGTATCAAGCACGTGCATCAAATCCTTTAGTTagtttacaaataaaaaatatgaaataa